The proteins below are encoded in one region of Ascochyta rabiei chromosome 21, complete sequence:
- a CDS encoding ergosterol biosynthesis protein encodes MASALSSWIPPAEGLLPKWLLFVSLVSTLNSIQAYSTLTYTSRVYNPTSVDPPVKQPAHVTWLSSRTFGTWTFLTSVIRFYAAYNIDNPAFYQLAIWTYVVAFAHFGSEWFIFKTTRWGKPLAGPVIVSTGSLLWMFSQWGYYVKA; translated from the exons ATGGCTTCCGCGTTATCATCCTGGATCCCACCAGCCGAGGGTCTGCTACCCAAATGGCTCCTCTTC GTATCCCTCGTCTCGACGCTCAACTCAATTCAAGCCTACAGCACCCTGACCTACACCTCGCGCGTCTACAACCCAACCTCGGTCGACCCGCCCGTCAAGCAGCCCGCGCACGTAACTTGGCTATCGTCGCGCACGTTCGGAACATGGACGTTCCTGACCTCTGTGATTCGCTTCTACGCAGCATACAATATCGATAACCCAGCCTTCTACCAGCTCGCCATCTGGACGTATGTGGTTGCGTTTGCGCACTTTGGGAGCGAGTGGTTCATCTTCAAGACGACGAGGTGGGGCAAGCCGCTTGCGGGGCCGGTGATTGTGAGCACTGGAAGTTTGCTGTGGATGTTTAGCCAGTGGGGGTATTACGTGAAGGCGTAG
- a CDS encoding Unspecific peroxygenase: MKSVLVLSTFLGSSTFAFPWLSSDFKEERLEHGLDIISKDLELSTLINDLYQKQVKERDDFFANHNATEECEDAAIGLDKRQSTNCRPHPMGDFFPSTVAGLKKFPEAAYPYQDPKPTDQRGACPGLNTLANHGYIPRTGIVTVAQTIIASAQLFNMGADLTAFLAGGSLIFAGDIPSMTYSIGGADARTNSLGPLGAALGTETGLSGHLRFKEGDASGTRCDFYLCNGDNHNLNPDIFMDLKNQAMEVGGGQYNVKAVTSHFANQYQNSRSKNPYFYFFPPQAALAIGATYFIPGFFSNGTIGAGGVANEASIASFLGASFNDDGSFKSYVPEQIPSQGWYRRAYPMLLSEGIDGIITLYTGAAAQMKNPILFGANTGSGNSFKGGYGLSDFGGKGTFGGTTRKGVACAIQQAVYGNFISEFGNVLNSIIGAVKAVNAAFGSFGCPTPTGAPPSQAIATTFPGYPKPSPCTLNRMQNGLDQCAAGTNTYGGMNSQKIPFCLNSPKAGTVAGNPYPVPVPYPS, translated from the exons ATGAAGTCCGTTCTTGTTCTCTCTACCTTCCTAGGATCCAGTACCTTTGCCTTCCCTTGGCTATCTTCCGATTTCAAGGAGGAGCGTCTCGAGCATGGCCTTGACATCATCTCAAAAGATCTAGAGCTGTCGACTCTGATCAACGATCTATACCAAAAACAAGTCAAAGAGAGAGATGACTTCTTCGCCAACCACAATGCGACAGAAGAATGCGAAGATGCAGCTATCGGCCTCGACAAGAGACAAAGCACAAACTGCAGGCCTCACCCCATGGGCGACTTCTTCCCGTCTACAGTTGCAGGACTGAAGAAGTTTCCTGAGGCAGCATACCCTTACCAGGACCCCAAGCCCACCGATCAACGAGGAGCTTGCCCAGGTCTCAACACTCTTGCTAATCACGGCTACATCCCCCGCACTGGCATAGTCACAGTCGCGCAGACCATCATAGCTAGCGCTCAGCTTTTCAACATGGGCGCCGATCTTACGGCTTTCCTTGCCGGTGGCTCGCTTATTTTCGCTGGTGATATCCCCAGCATGACATACTCCATTGGTGGTGCAGACGCTCGTACAAACTCGCTGGGCCCTCTCGGTGCGGCACTTGGTACAGAGACAGGCTTGAGTGGCCATTTGAGGTTCAAGGAGGGAGATGCTTCTGGCACAAG ATGCGACTTCTACCTCTGCAATGGTGACAACCACAACCTTAACCCTGACATATTCATGGATCTGAAGAACCAGGCGATGGAAGTTGGAGGCGGCCAATACAACGTCAAAGCTGTAACCAGCCACTTCGCGAATCAATATCAGAACTCCCGCAGCAAGAACCcttacttctacttcttccctCCTCAGGCCGCGCTAGCGATTGGCGCTACTTACTTCATTCCTGGTTTCTTCTCGAATGGTACGATTGGCGCTGGCGGTGTTGCCAACGAAGCATCCATTGCATCCTTCCTGGGCGCCTCGTTCAACGATGATGGTTCCTTCAAGTCATACGTACCTGAGCAGATCCCTTCCCAGGGCTGGTACCGCCGTGCATACCCCATGCTCCTGTCCGAAGGTATCGACGGTATCATCACCCTCTACACAGGTGCCGCTGCGCAGATGAAGAACCCCATTCTCTTCGGTGCTAACACCGGTTCTGGCAACTCCTTCAAGGGCGGCTATGGTCTCTCCGACTTCGGTGGCAAGGGCACCTTCGGTGGGACAACTCGCAAAGGTGTTGCATGCGCCATTCAGCAGGCCGTGTACGGCAACTTCATCTCTGAATTTGGCAATGTCCTTAATAGTATCATCGGAGCGGTCAAAGCTGTCAATGCTGCCTTTGGCTCTTTTGGTTGTCCGACACCGACTGGTGCACCTCCTTCGCAGGCTATCGCGACGACTTTTCCTGGCTATCCGAAGCCGAGTCCTTGCACACTGAACAGGATGCAGAACGGTCTTGACCAGTGTGCGGCTGGCACCAACACCTACGGTGGTATGAACTCGCAGAAGATACCTTTCTGCTTGAACAGCCCCAAGGCGGGTACCGTAGCTGGTAATCCTTACCCGGTGCCTGTTCCTTACCCTTCTTGA
- a CDS encoding 40S ribosomal protein S11-B, giving the protein MATELTVQSERAYQKQPHIFQNHKAGGPRKNTRTRRWYKDVGLGFRTPKTAIEGTYIDKKCPFTGMVSIRGRILTGTVMSTKMHRTLIIRREYLHFIPKYSRYEKRHKNLAAHVSPAFRVEPGDQVVVGQCRPLSKTVRFNVLRVLPRKGQAAKQFSKF; this is encoded by the exons ATGGCTACCGAGCTCAC TGTCCAGTCGGAGCGCGCTTACCAGAAGCAG CCTCACATCTTCCAGAACCACAAGGCCGGCGGTCCTCGCAAGAACACCCGCACCAGGAGATGGTATAAGGATGTTGGTCTGGGTTTCCGTACCCCCAAGACCGCCATCGAGGGTACCTACATCGACAAGAAGTGCCCTTTCACCGGCATGGTCTCCATCCGTGGCCGTATCCTCACCGGTACCGTCATGTCCACCAAGATGCACC GCACCTTGATCATCCGTCGTGAATACCTCCACTTCATCCCCAAGTACTCCCGTTACGAGAAGCGCCACAAGAACCTCGCCGCCCACGTCTCCCCCGCTTTCCGTGTCGAGCCCGGTGACCAGGTCGTCGTTGGCCAGTGCAGGCCCCTCTCCAAGACCGTCCGCTTCAACGTTCTCCGTGTCCTTCCCCGCAAGGGCCAGGCTGCCAAGCAGTTCTCCAAGTTCTAA
- a CDS encoding UDP-glucose--hexose-1-phosphate uridylyltransferase, translated as MTDPVLNDISHRRFNLLRGSWILVSPHRTKRPWQGAQEEPSKITLPEYDPKCYLCPSNTRANGENNPKFENTYVFVNDFSAVKEEQEDYHPNSNGKSLASRLLRAEAVTGKCYVICFSPNHNLTLADMTPAQIVPIIETWTNIYTLHLDSKSPLAKLAATGSMPELAQGQLERPNAQYRYMQIFENKGAAMGCSNPHPHGQVWTTTSLPEEPALELQQMIKYRQEQNGSHMLADYAALESEQRVRTVFENEGFWAGVPYWGVWPFEILLTSKQHKRSLVDFNKEERAQLAEAIAEITRRYDNLFETQFPYSMGIHQAPLQGTNDEIECSHFHIHFYPPLLRSATVRKFQVGYEMMAEPQRDITPEQAADRLRGCGGKLYRKGSEEKPFTNGINGINGTNGANGVNGHY; from the exons ATGACCGACCCCGTCCTCAACGACATCTCCCACAGGCGCTTCAACCTGCTGCGAGGAAGCTGGATCTTGGTCTCGCCGCACCGCACAAAGCGACCATGGCA AGGTGCGCAAGAGGAGCCGTCCAAGATCACGCTTCCAGAGTATGACCCAAAG TGCTATCTGTGTCCTAGCAACACACGAGCAAACGGAGAGAATAACCCCAAGTTTGAAAACACGTATGTGTTTGTGAATGACTTTAGCGCGGTCAaggaagagcaggaagacTACCATCCCAACTCCAACGGCAAATCATTAGCATCGCGACTACTTCGTGCCGAGGCTGTCACTGGAAAATGCTATGTCATCTGCTTCTCGCCAAACCACAACCTCACCCTCGCAGATATGACCCCTGCGCAGATTGTCCCCATCATTGAGACCTGGACCAACATTTACACATTACACCTGGATTCAAAGTCACCTCTGGCCAAGCTTGCCGCTACAGGATCCATGCCGGAATTAGCCCAAGGACAACTGGAAAGACCAAATGCACAGTACCGCTACATGCAGATCTTCGAGAACAAGGGTGCAGCGATGGGTTGCTCAAATCCTCATCCTCACGGCCAAGTCTGGACTACAACATCGCTGCCTGAAGAGCCTGCACTAGAACTGCAGCAGATGATCAAATACCGCCAGGAGCAGAACGGATCTCATATGCTTGCAGATTACGCTGCGTTGGAATCAGAACAAAGAGTCCGCACGGTGTTTGAGAACGAGGGTTTCTGGGCTGGTGTGCCGTACTGGGGTGTATGGCCATTTGAGATTCTGCTTACGAGCAAGCAACACAAGCGGTCGCTAGTCGACTTCAACAAAGAGGAGCGTGCGCAGCTTGCAGAAGCCATTGCGGAAATCACTCGCAGATATGACAACCTGTTCGAGACACAGTTCCCTTACA GCATGGGCATTCACCAAGCGCCCCTGCAAGGCACAAACGATGAGATTGAGTGCAGTCACTTCCATATCCACTTTTACCCACCTCTCCTCCGCAGTGCAACTGTCCGCAAGTTCCAGGTCGGCTATGAGATGATGGCCGAGCCTCAGCGCGATATTACACCTGAGCAAGCTGCAGACCGCTTGAGAGGCTGTGGCGGTAAGCTGTACCGCAAGGGCTCTGAAGAGAAGCCTTTTACCAATGGTATCAACGGTATCAATGGAACGAACGGGGCCAACGGGGTGAATGGCCATTACTAG